Proteins from a genomic interval of Anomalospiza imberbis isolate Cuckoo-Finch-1a 21T00152 chromosome 18, ASM3175350v1, whole genome shotgun sequence:
- the LOC137485025 gene encoding skin secretory protein xP2-like gives MLAAEAAPGCVRASPAGTVTPGPLLPSLTHPRPPHRPSPARPPRRFRRAAGPTSAAPPGAGPGSSSRRRCRPPHLPVPGDRGPPAPTPARARGPGPAGTHTCPVPGDRGPPAPTPAPCPGTGARRHPHLPRARGPGPAGTRTCPVPGDRGPPAPAPALCPGPAGTHTCPVPGDRGPPAPTPAPCPGTGARRHPHLPCARGPGPAGTHTCPGTGDRGPPAPTPARARGPPAPTPARARGPPAPTPARARGPPAPTPARARGPPAPTPARARGPPAPTPALCPGTAGTHTCPCPGTGARRHPHLPGDRGLPAPTPAPCPGPPAPTPALCPGPGPGPAGPAPRRAVCERPVRHRPASPRALGSHLTALELLLGCLSLLPEYLVSS, from the coding sequence ATGCTGGCAGCTGAGGCGGCCCCGGGCTGTGTCCGAGCCAGCCCCGCAGGCACGGTGACCCCCGGCCCCTTACTCCCCTCCCTCACTCACCCACGGCCGCCGCACCGCCCGTCCCCCGCGCGTCCCCCGCGCCGCTTCCGGAGGGCGGCCGGGCCGACCAGCGCCGCCCCtccgggggccgggcccggctccTCCTCCCGCCGGCGCTGCCGGCCCCCGCACCTGCCCGTGCCCGGGGACCGGGGCCCGCCGGCACCCACACCTGCCCGTGCCCGGGGACCGGGGCCCGCCGGCACCCACACCTGCCCCGTGCCCGGGGACCGGGGCCCGCCGGCACCCACACCTGCCCCGTGCCCGGGGACCGGGGCCCGCCGGCACCCGCACCTGCCCCGTGCCCGGGGACCGGGGCCCGCCGGCACCcgcacctgccctgtgcccggGGACCGGGGCCCGCCGGCACCcgcacctgccctgtgcccggGGCCCGCCGGCACCCACACCTGCCCCGTGCCCGGGGACCGGGGCCCGCCGGCACCGACACCTGCCCCGTGCCCGGGGACCGGGGCCCGCCGGCACCcacacctgccctgtgcccggGGACCGGGGCCCGCCGGCACCCACACCTGCCCGGGGACCGGGGACCGGGGCCCGCCGGCACCCACACCTGCCCGTGCCCGGGGACCGCCGGCACCCACACCTGCCCGTGCCCGGGGACCGCCGGCACCCACACCTGCCCGTGCCCGGGGACCGCCGGCACCCACACCTGCCCGTGCCCGGGGACCGCCGGCACCCACACCTGCCCGTGCCCGGGGACCGCCGGCACCcacacctgccctgtgcccggGGACCGCCGGCACCCACACCTGCCCGTGCCCGGGGACCGGGGCCCGCCGGCACCCACACCTGCCCGGGGACCGGGGCCTGCCGGCACCCACACCTGCCCCGTGCCCGGGGCCGCCGGCACCgacacctgccctgtgccctggccCGGGGCCGGGACCCGCGGGCCCTGCACCTCGGCGGGCTGTGTGCGAGCGGCCGGTGCGACACCGCCCGGCATCCCCCAGAGCATTGGGAAGTCATCTCACAGCGCTTGAGCTGCTTCTTGGCTGCCTCAGCCTGCTACCAGAGTATCTGGTTTCAAGCTGA